The Amblyraja radiata isolate CabotCenter1 chromosome 31, sAmbRad1.1.pri, whole genome shotgun sequence genome contains a region encoding:
- the LOC116990286 gene encoding uncharacterized protein LOC116990286, whose product MVFPLVENQQPGTEQDDDWQKNVWLLEMNSNPSLQRNCEILKTVIPKVMNEALDLVLEIFRKSSNGMCVLPLDTQKEFVLLYNGSPKEPFLKSFKDKLEYKISERATILKRPQHSENRPQLKVVTSIELMTTTDPISIQTRLVPNFTSLIHQGQLPQHLRSARNRSNSDVPSRDHQAGASSDEQSQQKHAPELGLSKRRTMAPQLGPAGIKQHSAGPHLRKSLQDNLLTFNASFHSLIITRNQLSSKKVVPKGTEMKIDSKAIHT is encoded by the exons ATGGTGTTTCCATTAGTGGAGAATCAACAACCAGGTACAGAGCAAGATGATGATTGGCAAAAGAAC GTCTGGTTGCTGGAGATGAACTCAAACCCATCTTTGCAGAGAAACTGTGAGATCCTCAAAACTGTCATCCCCAAAGTAATGAATGAAGCTCTTG aTTTGGTGCTTGAAATATTCAGAAAATCTTCCAATGGAATGTGTGTCTTGCCACTTGACACACAGAAAGAATTTGTCCTGTTGTATAATGGCTCCCCCAAGGAGCCATTTCTGAAATCATTTAAAGACAAGCTAGAATACAAGATATCAGAAAGAGCAACAATTCTGAAACGTCCTCAGCATTCCGAGAACAGACCACAGCTAAAAGTTGTGACGAGTATAGAGTTGATGACAACAACGGATCCTATCTCAATTCAGACAAGACTTGTACCCAATTTTACCTCACTGATCCATCAAGGGCAATTGCCACAACATTTGCGTTCTGCCAGGAATAGAAGCAACAGTGACGTCCCGTCTCGTGATCACCAAGCCGGAGCCTCCTCAGATGAACAGAGTCAGCAGAAGCACGCTCCAGAGTTAGGTCTATCCAAGCGGAGGACAATGGCTCCACAGTTAGGGCCAGCAGGCATTAAGCAACATTCTGCTGGCCCTCACCTGCGTAAGAGTCTGCAGGACAACCTCCTCACGTTTAACGCTTCCTTTCATTCTCTGATCATCACCAGGAACCAGCTTAGTTCCAAGAAGGTCGTACCAAAAGGAACGGAGATGAAGATTGACTCTAAAGCAATCCACACGTGA